A stretch of DNA from Ranitomeya variabilis isolate aRanVar5 chromosome 1, aRanVar5.hap1, whole genome shotgun sequence:
CATAGGCCAATTTATTCTGACCACAATGGACGCAAGTAATGTACGAACATAAATGCACTTTATACCTCTCTAGCATCCATTACTGTCCCAACTCCGACTGTTAATGCCATAGTTGGGACTTTCGAAAGATCGCCATCAAAATATTTCGCATTTGCCAAAATGGTGTCCATTGCTAAAGTCTTGAGTCTTGTTCTGGATACCAAACTAGAACCTGGCTCATTGAAGGCAATATGACCATCTGGACCAATACCTACAAAGTAAGAGAAATATACGTCAACAAAATGTtgaacattttccacacttttggAAAATTTTGTAACCAGTGTATATATAGAAATGACAAAGTAACTTCCTTTAATACAAACCTTAACGTACTGTACGTATGTAGACCCTTTATCTTCCAAGCTTAGCCTTCTGTTCTACAAACCTCTCCTTCCTCCTACTTTACTAACAGGATGTTGTCCGCATTGTATCCCACATGACACATACTCTGGTGCCTGGTGATCTCTTCACACCTGCTCCTTTTCCCTTCTCCACCGTTTCTAAATGGCTACGATTACGTCACACACGACCGTGATCATTGCCTCTCCAGGATGCGCCTGTCTTTGCTTCTCAATGCCATATAATAAAGACGCCTTACATCTGGCACAGCCTCCTAGTTGCTGAGCCAATACCCTTTGAAATCATGATTTATTGGAAGCTAAAGAGATCACCTCACTAACGTCAGTCTCCTTCTAGAACTCAGAAATGAGTACAAACATGATGGGATATACATTTCTTAAAATTACACGTTAAAGCGAAGGGAAGTTTCATTAGGATGATTAATTCATTTGTACATATCAAATACCTCCAACGAACAGCTCGATGCCACCAGCTTCTTTGATTTTTCGCTCAAATTCCTCACATTCAGCTTGAAGGTCGGCAGCATTGCCGTCCAAGATGTAAGCATTATTGGGATCTATATCTGTGTGCTTGAAAAAATTATTCCACATGTATGAATGATAGCTCTCGGGGTGGTCCCTCGGTAATCCTAACAAGCAAAAGTGACGACAAGGTGATTAGAAATAATGACATATTAAGGTCTATGAAAACAATGGAACGTTCTGGCTTCTGCCATTGaaaagtgaggaaaataagtatttgatactgtcCATttcgcaagttttcccacctacaaagatggtacacttcaactgtgagaatcttaaaaaaaaaaaaaacaccacaacaaCAACTGTAATTGTGGTGACACGACAGCAGTCACGTCTTCTGGAGGCAGAGGGTACAGGGGCAAGTACACCTCGTTTTGTTATTTCTACACAGAAACTTCACTTCCTTACAACTCACCTACATATTCATCCATATTAAAGGTCTTCACGTATTTAAAAGAAAGGTCCCCACGTTTGTGGTACTCAATTAGTTTCTTGTAACATCCTAATGGTGTGCTGCCTGGTAAaagcaagaaaaaacaatgaaggaTAAAGGGTGAGGATACATCAAGTACCTATAATGTTTACACAATATTTTATGTGAAAtagccaaaaaacaaaaataaataaaatatacataaGTGGTATTGCCACATGCATGACACTGTAAAATCACGATGTTATTCTTCCTGCCCAACCACCACCAATGGAACATATACAGTGCCAGAAAGCCGGGGAAGGGGTGTCCGTGCTACATTTCAAAACCAGTACTAAAAAAATAATAGCATATGGTGGCCTTCACAGTCTGTccatgatttgagactgggacagaggttcactttccaacaagacaatgacccaaaccatactgctacagcaacactcgagtggtataAGGCAAAACATGTAAATGCTCTGGAATTGCCTAGTCAAAACCCAGGCCTAaaacccttcacgaccttgggattttccgtttttgctcCACTTCTCCCCAGAGCCATatagctttttatttttctgtcaatgtggccatgtgagggtttgtttttttgtggaatgacaccattgattttaccatatagtgtactggaaaacggggataaaattccaagtgcggtgaaactgcaaagaaaataatgcaattccacaattggttgttttttaccatgttctaaaactgacctgccattatgattttccaagtcataacgagtttgcagataccaaacatgcataggttctttTCTACTTCCCGTATGTGGTGAAAGCAAAATGTAAAGTttgtaaaaataaatttaaaagaaaAGCGCAAAGGCCAGTCAGTAgcgtttttattttttggggatctggggctgggtaagggcttattaTTTGCGCGCCGACCTGAtgctgtttttattgatactattttggagtagatatgatgttttgattgttaTTGCAAACACGGTGACAAAAAAATGTGGAttctttttctcgttacgccatttaccaattggattgttttcatattttgata
This window harbors:
- the GNPDA2 gene encoding glucosamine-6-phosphate deaminase 2, with translation MRLVILDDYALASEWAAKYISNRITQFNPGPDNYFTLGLPTGSTPLGCYKKLIEYHKRGDLSFKYVKTFNMDEYVGLPRDHPESYHSYMWNNFFKHTDIDPNNAYILDGNAADLQAECEEFERKIKEAGGIELFVGGIGPDGHIAFNEPGSSLVSRTRLKTLAMDTILANAKYFDGDLSKVPTMALTVGVGTVMDAREVLILITGAHKAFALYKAIEEGVNHMWTVSAFQQHPHTIFVCDEDATLELRVKTVKYFKGLMHVHNKLVEPLHSMKKKN